The window GTCCACTACCCTGTTTCCGGCTGAAAGCGTTATCGTCCGGGACATTGCCCACAGCAAGGCAATCGGCTAAATGATCCCCGATGCACCCGTAGCTCAGCTGGATAGAGCGTTGCCCTCCGAAGGCAAAGGTCACACGTTCGAATCGTGTCGGGTGCGCCAAGGATTGTTGCGCCAAGCATTGTAGAGCCGGGCAAACAGCTCCGGGCTCCCCTTTCTTTTCCGCGGGTGAGAAATCAGGTTTTGAGCTCAGTGGGGTGAGACAGCTCCCTTGCGCTCGGCGATGGCGCACCGTGTCGGCTGCAAGATAGTTTAAGCTGCGCCCATTCTTCGGCCTCGGCCACCCAATATTCAAGCTCCTTCCTGGCAACGGCGGCCCGCTCGCGGCACATCACTTCGAGAGCGTAAAACCGGCTTTCCGAATTCATTGGATGCTCCGTCCACAAGGTGCGGCGGACTCTATCCCGGTCATGGCGAACGTGAACTAAACCTTTTGTCATCCAGTACGACGAAACGATGGTCAGTATTTCCGAACATGTCCGATTGTTACATTTGTAGTGGAGCGGCCCGCCCGCCATCGTAGAACCGAAGCAGACCTGCGACCTTGGACTTTTCCGGGCTCCCGGATGAACCAGATAAGTGCTAAGTTCGGTTGGGCTGGCTTGACCCGATGGTCCGATTGAGGAGCGCGAGATGTCGTCGGTGCCTCAGAGAGTTCTCGCTTCGAACCAATACTTATTAAACAAGGCAAGCGCGCATTTCCGCCGTACGCTTTCCGTCATCGTCGCTATCGCAATGCTTTGCGTCCCCGTCGAGGCGAGAGCAAAACCGAAGGTCCTCAGCGTGGTCATGCATTCGGACCTGCGCGTGATCGATCCCATCTACACTACCGCCTATATTACTCGCGACCATGGCTACATGGTCTACGACACGCTGCTGGCGACGGATTCACACCTCAAGATCAGACCGCAGATGGCGGACTGGACGGTCTCCGACGACGGACTGACCTATACGTTCAAATTGCGCGATGGACTGAAATGGCATGACGGCCTGCCTGTCACGGCAGACGATTGCGTGGCGTCGCTGAAGCGTTGGGGCGCGCGCGACGGCATGGGCCAGAAGCTGATGGACTTTACGGCAAGCCTGGAAGCCACCGACGCAAGGACCATTACGCTGAAGCTGAAGGAGCCCTATGCATTCGTGCTGGACTCGATCGGCAAGCCCTCGTCTCTGGTGCCGTTCATGATGCCGAAGCGGCTGGCCGAAACCTCGCCGGACAAGCCGATCCCGGAACAGATCGGTTCGGGTCCGTTCAAATTTGTGAGCGCCGAGTTCCAGCCGGGCGTGAAGGCAGTCTATGTGAAGAACCCGGACTATGTGCCACGCAGTGAACCGCCCGATTGGACCTCCGGCGGGAAGGTGGTGAAGGTCGACCGGATCGAATGGATCACCATGCCCGATCCGCAGACCGCGCTGAACGCGCTTGCCGCCGGCGATATAGATCTTGTCGAGCGGCCGCCCTGGGACATGCTGCCGATTCTGGAGAACGATCCGAGACTTGTCGTGCACACGCTTGACGCGGCTGGATTTCAGACCATCGGTCGTATGAACTTTCTTTATCCACCCTTCAACAATGTCAAACTGCGGCGTGCGGCGATGCTGGCCCTGCGGCAGAAGGATGTGCTCGACGGGCTCGTCGGCAATCCAAAATACTACAAGCTGTGTGGAGCCGTGTTCGGCTGCGACACGCCATTGGCAACCGACGTCGGATCGGAGACGCTGGTGAGGGGCAACGGCATGGCGCAGGCGAAGAAGCTGCTTGCGGAATCCGGCTATGACGGCACACCGGTGGTCATCATGGCTCCGGGAGACGTGCTAACGGTGAAGGCACAGCCAATCGTCGCGGCCCAGCTTCTGCGCGAGGCAGGCTTCAAGGTGGACGTGCAGGCAACCGACTGGCAGACGCTGGTCACGCGTCGCAACAGCCAAAAGCCGCCGAAGGAAGGCGGCTGGAACATGTTCTTCACGAACCTGACAGGACGGGACGTCGCGAACCCGATCTCCCATTATCAGATCAATGCCAAAGGCCGGAATGGCGGCTGGTTCGGCTGGCCCGAGGACTCCAATATAGAGGAGTTGCGTGATGCCTTCGCGCGGGCGAAATCCCTGGAAGAGCAAAAGGAGATCGCAACCGAAATCCAGGCCCGCGTTTACGACCAGGTGATCTACATTCCGCTCGGGCAGTGGACGATACCCGCCGTCTGGCGCAAGGAGATCAGCGGCATACTCGACGGTCCGGCGACGCCGATATTCTGGAACGTGGAAAAATCCGACTGAACCAAGGTGCAGCCGCGAAATCCTCGCATAGACGCGCCTAGTTTTGGCCCGTATCGACCAAATTCAGCGCTCGTTTATGAATCGGCTTTCAGGCAGACCGGAAATGGCTGGTCATTGCCAAAGATCCAGCGGCTGCCGGAAAGCTAGCTCTTCGGCATTCGCTTCAGCACAGGCGTCAACTTCTTTCTCAGTATTTTGTTCGCTTCCGGAATCGTAGCGAATGGTTTCGG is drawn from Bradyrhizobium lablabi and contains these coding sequences:
- a CDS encoding ABC transporter substrate-binding protein — encoded protein: MLCVPVEARAKPKVLSVVMHSDLRVIDPIYTTAYITRDHGYMVYDTLLATDSHLKIRPQMADWTVSDDGLTYTFKLRDGLKWHDGLPVTADDCVASLKRWGARDGMGQKLMDFTASLEATDARTITLKLKEPYAFVLDSIGKPSSLVPFMMPKRLAETSPDKPIPEQIGSGPFKFVSAEFQPGVKAVYVKNPDYVPRSEPPDWTSGGKVVKVDRIEWITMPDPQTALNALAAGDIDLVERPPWDMLPILENDPRLVVHTLDAAGFQTIGRMNFLYPPFNNVKLRRAAMLALRQKDVLDGLVGNPKYYKLCGAVFGCDTPLATDVGSETLVRGNGMAQAKKLLAESGYDGTPVVIMAPGDVLTVKAQPIVAAQLLREAGFKVDVQATDWQTLVTRRNSQKPPKEGGWNMFFTNLTGRDVANPISHYQINAKGRNGGWFGWPEDSNIEELRDAFARAKSLEEQKEIATEIQARVYDQVIYIPLGQWTIPAVWRKEISGILDGPATPIFWNVEKSD